A genomic window from Silene latifolia isolate original U9 population chromosome 11, ASM4854445v1, whole genome shotgun sequence includes:
- the LOC141613191 gene encoding putative pentatricopeptide repeat-containing protein At1g12700, mitochondrial → MSSPFSKLGFRFQLNFQFNSRHLSNSAHFKATTIDDSRKFMDYVREQCQLGFTNLQFPINLFHQMMALPRRPSIIDFNRLLAAMLKLKRLQPQSTVISLYSHLDLSGTRPDSHSMAILSNCYCHLGRVDFGYALLAKSQKLGYPFESNFDFFNTLVNGFVHNNQLPQAVELFDVAVVKLGIQPDIVTYGTMVKGLCGIRDYAGALHLLHQMNSRPSRYKSHLIMYNTVIHSLCRDKLLTQARTSFQP, encoded by the coding sequence ATGTCTTCCCCTttttctaaattagggtttcgatttcaACTCAATTTTCAATTTAATTCCCGTCATCTCAGCAATTCTGCTCATTTTAAGGCTACTACTATTGATGATTCTCGTAAGTTTATGGATTATGTTAGAGAACAATGTCAATTAGGGTTCACTAATCTCCAATTTCCCATTAATCTATTCCACCAAATGATGGCTCTTCCCCGCCGACCTTCGATTATCGATTTTAATCGGTTATTAGCGGCAATGCTCAAACTCAAGCGACTACAACCTCAATCTACAGTCATTTCTCTCTATTCACATCTCGATTTATCTGGTACCCGACCCGATTCTCATTCCATGGCTATCCTCTCTAATTGTTATTGCCACTTAGGCCGTGTTGATTTCGGGTATGCTCTCCTTGCGAAGTCCCAAAAGCTTGGGTATCCCTTTGAGtctaattttgatttttttaacacCTTAGTTAACGGCTTTGTGCACAATAACCAACTTCCACAAGCTGTTGAGTTGTTCGACGTAGCTGTGGTTAAGCTAGGCATTCAGCCAGATATAGTTACCTATGGTACCATGGTGAAAGGTCTTTGCGGGATTAGGGACTATGCTGGCGCTCTCCACTTGCTCCACCAAATGAATTCTCGTCCCTCTAGGTATAAGTCTCACCTTATCATGTACAACACTGTTATCCATAGTCTGTGTAGAGATAAACTCCTAACTCAGGCCCGAACCTCTTTTCAGCCATGA